The Rickettsiales bacterium genome includes a region encoding these proteins:
- a CDS encoding helix-turn-helix transcriptional regulator: protein MNIETIVHDGKKLAVIPINELKKLLSDSEALADIRAYDIAKARLEDGDDEVIPFELSEARVNGENMLKKWRQYRKLTQENLAIESGVSRAMIASIEAGHKNGSVATMKKLAKALNVSLEQTV from the coding sequence ATGAACATAGAAACAATAGTGCATGATGGTAAAAAGCTAGCGGTGATACCTATAAATGAACTGAAAAAATTATTATCTGACTCAGAAGCGCTAGCCGATATACGGGCATATGATATAGCAAAAGCACGTCTGGAAGATGGTGATGATGAAGTGATACCTTTTGAACTCAGCGAGGCTAGGGTAAATGGTGAAAATATGCTGAAAAAATGGCGACAATATAGAAAGTTAACTCAGGAGAATCTCGCGATAGAATCTGGCGTATCACGCGCTATGATCGCCTCTATTGAGGCAGGACATAAAAATGGCAGTGTAGCAACAATGAAAAAACTGGCAAAAGCACTCAATGTAAGCTTAGAACAGACTGTGTAA
- a CDS encoding ABC transporter ATP-binding protein: MNNAIEIRDLYKIYNKGSKNQEKTALNGVSLDVPKGSFFALLGANGAGKSTMINIMAGLTIKTSGNVSIFGHDIEKQMRQARMSIGVVPQELMLDTFFTVREALDIHAGYYGVHKSKRRTQEIIDALGLSDKADINSRRLSGGMRRRLLIAKALVHNPPVLILDEPTAGVDVELRSQLWSYVKELNRGGTTILLTTHYLEEAEQLCDKIAVIDNGELVAYDDKTTMLQSLDHKQLVLTFASPLKEIPKKIDRWKTEISPNGRLIVHYRPSTDRFQDILNSVSEAGLAVCDLTTREPKLEDIFLKLTGGAYKVA, encoded by the coding sequence ATGAACAACGCCATTGAAATTCGTGACCTTTATAAAATCTATAATAAAGGCAGTAAAAATCAGGAAAAAACCGCTCTAAATGGTGTAAGCCTCGATGTTCCAAAAGGCTCGTTCTTTGCCTTGCTCGGCGCGAATGGCGCGGGTAAATCAACTATGATAAATATCATGGCTGGCCTTACCATAAAAACTAGCGGTAATGTCTCCATTTTCGGTCATGACATAGAAAAACAAATGCGGCAGGCACGCATGTCCATTGGTGTAGTGCCACAGGAATTAATGCTGGATACTTTTTTTACTGTTCGTGAGGCTCTTGATATTCATGCTGGTTATTATGGTGTCCATAAATCCAAGCGGCGTACACAGGAGATAATAGACGCTCTTGGGCTTTCCGATAAGGCGGATATAAATTCCCGCCGCCTGTCAGGAGGGATGAGAAGAAGGCTGCTTATCGCCAAAGCACTTGTCCATAACCCACCGGTTTTGATATTAGATGAGCCAACTGCTGGTGTTGACGTTGAGCTGCGTTCACAGCTTTGGAGTTATGTAAAAGAATTAAATAGAGGTGGCACAACCATATTGCTTACTACCCATTATCTGGAAGAGGCTGAGCAGTTATGTGATAAAATAGCGGTAATTGATAATGGTGAACTGGTCGCTTATGATGATAAAACAACGATGCTACAAAGCCTTGACCATAAACAGCTTGTGCTTACCTTTGCCAGTCCGCTTAAAGAGATTCCTAAAAAAATAGATAGGTGGAAAACTGAGATAAGCCCTAATGGTAGGCTGATAGTTCATTATAGACCAAGCACTGATAGGTTTCAGGACATATTAAACAGTGTAAGTGAGGCGGGACTAGCGGTATGTGACCTCACCACCAGAGAGCCAAAATTAGAGGATATATTCCTGAAGCTTACTGGTGGTGCTTATAAAGTGGCTTAG
- the dctA gene encoding C4-dicarboxylate transporter DctA translates to MTDTIAPKISKNPTAKPAKKKPLFKSLFFQVLFGIFLGICFGVIAPEKAAAMKPLGDAFIHLIKMLIAPIIFCTIVSGMAGMGDVKQAGRVGAKAIIWFEIVTTIALVIGWIVVSAFEPGNGMHISANSGVDTSSIQSSMEGKQLKGTVDFLLDIIPHTMVSAFTDGNLLQVLLIAMLFSVALTKMGSRGKVVHDLIESFSHVLFKMVDMVTLLAPIGAFGAMSYTIGKFGIGALRDLGELVLLFYMTGFMFIVFIFDPVMRFYCKLSVWKLIRYIRSEIVIVLGTSSSETVLPRMMEKLTALGCSKKVVGLTIPAGYSFNLDGSSLYFIMGALFITFATDTPITFWQEASLLGVLLITSKGAAGVTGSAFLVLAATLASMNVVSQENLTLGLALLFAVDRFMSTGRAIINMIGNAVATIVVAKWENALDYKLARDILNKKVKPDLEVLER, encoded by the coding sequence ATGACGGATACTATAGCGCCTAAAATATCTAAAAACCCTACAGCTAAACCAGCTAAGAAAAAGCCTTTGTTCAAGTCTTTGTTCTTCCAAGTTCTGTTCGGGATTTTTTTGGGAATATGTTTTGGGGTTATAGCACCGGAAAAAGCAGCAGCTATGAAACCACTTGGTGATGCTTTTATCCATTTGATAAAAATGCTTATCGCCCCAATTATTTTCTGTACCATTGTAAGTGGTATGGCTGGTATGGGCGATGTAAAACAAGCTGGTAGGGTTGGTGCGAAAGCTATCATATGGTTTGAGATAGTGACAACCATCGCTCTTGTTATAGGATGGATAGTAGTCTCTGCATTTGAACCAGGAAACGGAATGCATATATCCGCTAATTCTGGTGTAGATACCAGCAGTATTCAATCAAGCATGGAAGGTAAACAGCTTAAAGGTACGGTTGATTTCCTACTTGATATAATACCGCATACTATGGTTAGTGCGTTTACTGACGGTAATCTGCTACAAGTTTTATTAATAGCGATGCTATTTTCTGTGGCTCTTACCAAGATGGGAAGCAGAGGAAAGGTCGTGCATGACCTTATTGAAAGCTTCTCCCATGTGTTATTCAAGATGGTCGATATGGTAACGCTTCTCGCGCCAATTGGTGCTTTTGGCGCTATGTCATATACCATAGGCAAATTTGGTATTGGAGCGTTAAGAGACTTAGGAGAACTAGTTCTTCTGTTCTACATGACTGGATTTATGTTTATTGTGTTTATATTTGACCCAGTAATGCGCTTCTATTGTAAACTGAGCGTCTGGAAACTAATCAGATATATACGTTCTGAGATAGTTATCGTGCTTGGCACCTCCTCCTCAGAAACCGTACTTCCTAGAATGATGGAAAAGCTTACCGCTCTTGGTTGTTCCAAGAAAGTTGTGGGACTTACCATTCCGGCCGGTTACTCATTTAACCTAGATGGTTCCTCGCTATACTTTATTATGGGTGCGTTGTTTATTACTTTCGCTACCGATACGCCAATAACCTTCTGGCAGGAAGCGTCTCTACTTGGGGTTTTGCTTATAACCTCAAAAGGAGCGGCTGGTGTTACTGGAAGCGCGTTTTTGGTACTTGCCGCAACCCTCGCCTCTATGAATGTAGTGTCTCAAGAAAATCTAACACTTGGCTTGGCATTACTTTTCGCGGTTGACCGATTTATGTCTACTGGTAGAGCTATTATTAATATGATAGGTAACGCAGTGGCAACAATTGTTGTCGCCAAGTGGGAGAATGCTCTTGATTATAAGTTAGCCAGAGATATTCTTAATAAAAAAGTAAAGCCAGACCTTGAGGTACTAGAAAGATAA
- a CDS encoding acyl-CoA dehydrogenase C-terminal domain-containing protein, with protein MPQFKANIRDFQFLLNEYLNISQYSDIEGFAEAGEDLMNPVLEAAAQMCEEVLFPLNQKGDIEGLKYDNGRVIMPDGFKEAYKLYCENGWPSFTCDKKYGGQDLPEVLNMPLMEMVCSANLSFGLTPGLSHGAYNAIKLHASEELKDIYLPKLVTGQWSGVMCLTEPQAGTDLGLVRTKAEPNSDGSYSITGGKIFISSGEHELTENIIHLVLARLPDAPAGIKGISLFLVPKILLNEDGSLGEHNKLMCAGLEHKMGIHASPTCQIQYDGAKGFLVGEAHKGMRAMFTMMNAARLYVGVQGLGIGEIAYQNALVYARERLQSRCLTGAKYPEKPADPIIAHPDVRRMLLTMRAFAEGARSLALEMALKIDLSRRHPDASVRQEADDYVQLLTPVVKSYLTDGGFENASLAMQVLGGYGVIKEYGVEQYARDVRVTMIYEGTNGIQALDLIGRKLPKDAGRYLRSFFHPIDKFIADNRENSLMAEFTKPLKKNMEYLQQATMYIASAGLANPDDAASGAVEYQKMFALVALAYSWARQAKIAIEKLDNSDEKEFYQAKIDTARFFMQKILPQATSLLQSIVTGSGSVMSPKL; from the coding sequence ATGCCGCAGTTCAAAGCCAATATTCGTGATTTCCAGTTTTTATTAAATGAGTATCTGAATATTTCTCAGTATTCTGATATTGAGGGTTTCGCGGAAGCTGGAGAAGATTTAATGAATCCAGTTTTAGAGGCGGCGGCGCAAATGTGTGAGGAAGTGCTATTTCCACTTAATCAAAAGGGTGACATAGAGGGGCTTAAATATGATAATGGGCGGGTAATTATGCCCGATGGCTTTAAGGAAGCTTATAAACTATATTGTGAGAATGGCTGGCCGTCCTTTACCTGTGACAAAAAATATGGCGGACAGGATTTGCCGGAAGTTCTCAACATGCCGCTTATGGAAATGGTATGTTCGGCGAATCTTTCCTTTGGTCTTACTCCCGGTCTTAGCCACGGCGCGTATAACGCTATAAAGCTACACGCTAGCGAGGAATTAAAGGATATTTATTTGCCAAAACTGGTAACAGGGCAGTGGTCGGGCGTTATGTGTCTTACCGAGCCGCAGGCGGGAACAGATCTTGGTTTGGTTAGAACTAAAGCCGAGCCAAATTCTGATGGTAGTTACTCAATTACCGGTGGTAAGATATTTATTTCTTCTGGCGAACATGAGCTTACCGAGAATATTATCCATCTGGTACTTGCTCGCCTGCCGGACGCGCCTGCTGGAATTAAAGGTATAAGTCTGTTTTTAGTGCCTAAAATTCTGCTTAATGAAGATGGAAGTCTTGGTGAGCACAATAAACTTATGTGCGCCGGTCTTGAGCATAAAATGGGGATTCATGCCTCGCCAACCTGTCAGATACAATATGATGGCGCGAAAGGTTTTCTGGTCGGAGAAGCGCATAAAGGAATGCGCGCTATGTTTACTATGATGAACGCCGCTAGGCTTTATGTCGGGGTACAGGGACTTGGTATAGGGGAGATTGCCTACCAGAACGCCCTTGTTTATGCCCGCGAGAGGCTGCAAAGCCGCTGTCTAACCGGTGCGAAATATCCAGAAAAACCAGCCGATCCGATAATAGCTCATCCTGATGTACGGCGTATGCTACTTACCATGCGAGCGTTCGCTGAGGGAGCAAGGTCGCTTGCTCTTGAAATGGCGCTTAAAATTGACTTGTCCCGCCGTCACCCTGACGCTTCGGTAAGGCAAGAGGCGGATGATTATGTGCAGCTTCTGACTCCGGTAGTAAAATCATATCTTACTGATGGCGGCTTTGAAAACGCCAGCCTTGCCATGCAAGTGCTTGGTGGTTACGGCGTGATTAAGGAATACGGGGTTGAGCAATACGCTCGTGATGTGCGTGTTACCATGATTTATGAGGGAACCAATGGTATTCAGGCGCTTGATTTAATTGGACGTAAACTTCCCAAAGACGCAGGTCGCTATCTGCGATCTTTCTTCCATCCTATAGATAAATTTATAGCTGATAATCGGGAAAACTCTCTTATGGCGGAATTCACCAAACCGCTTAAAAAGAATATGGAATATTTGCAGCAAGCTACCATGTATATCGCCTCTGCCGGACTGGCTAATCCTGATGATGCGGCAAGCGGAGCGGTGGAATATCAGAAAATGTTCGCACTGGTAGCACTAGCTTATTCATGGGCAAGGCAAGCAAAAATCGCTATAGAAAAACTAGATAATAGTGATGAAAAGGAATTTTATCAGGCGAAAATTGACACTGCTCGTTTCTTTATGCAGAAAATATTGCCGCAAGCCACCTCACTGCTGCAATCTATTGTCACTGGTAGTGGGTCAGTAATGTCGCCTAAATTATAA
- a CDS encoding bifunctional enoyl-CoA hydratase/phosphate acetyltransferase, translated as MIESNSCLGSKTYDEINLGDSASLTRILTKRDIQLFAIVTGDMNPAHLDEAYAKTDIFQRIIGHGMWTGSMFSSLLGMQLPGLGTIYLSQTLKFLRPVHLGDTITASVKVIEKDDKHKHVKLATICVNESGQHVLEGEAVVLPPEKKVCWSSAPLPEINIKTDGHNYEQWLLNKARELEPLKTAVVHPVDILSLSGAVEAAQMGIIEPVLVGNEEKIRKVADDAHIDLSKYRIVSTEHSHLAADTAAKMARDGEVEALMKGKIKTSELIEAVLKKENGLRSERRLSHVFVLDVPSYPKPLFLTDAAINIAPNLMDKKDIVQNVVDLFHCLGLGIPKVAILAAVETVNEKMPATIDATALCKMAERGQIKDAIIDGPLAFDNAISKESADIKEIRSDVAGNADILVVPDIESGNMLYKQLRYFSGIRGASIVMGAKVPIILTSRSSDVENRVISSALAMIYARANKT; from the coding sequence ATGATAGAAAGTAATTCCTGTCTCGGTAGTAAGACTTATGATGAAATAAATTTAGGTGACTCAGCGAGTCTCACCCGTATTCTTACCAAGCGTGATATTCAACTTTTCGCCATAGTAACTGGGGATATGAATCCCGCCCATCTTGATGAGGCTTACGCTAAAACCGATATTTTTCAGCGGATAATTGGACATGGCATGTGGACTGGTTCTATGTTTTCCAGCCTGCTTGGTATGCAGCTTCCTGGTCTTGGAACTATCTATTTAAGTCAGACATTGAAGTTTTTAAGACCGGTACATTTGGGTGATACTATAACCGCCTCTGTAAAAGTTATAGAAAAGGATGATAAACATAAACATGTAAAGCTTGCCACCATATGTGTAAATGAGAGCGGTCAGCATGTGCTAGAAGGAGAGGCCGTTGTTCTACCTCCTGAAAAGAAAGTATGTTGGTCATCAGCTCCACTTCCAGAGATAAATATTAAAACTGATGGACATAATTACGAGCAGTGGCTGTTAAATAAAGCAAGGGAATTGGAGCCATTAAAGACAGCGGTAGTGCATCCGGTAGATATTCTTTCCCTATCAGGGGCGGTTGAGGCCGCTCAGATGGGAATTATAGAGCCTGTGCTGGTTGGAAATGAGGAAAAAATAAGGAAAGTGGCGGATGATGCTCATATAGATTTAAGTAAGTACCGGATTGTATCAACCGAACATAGTCATTTAGCCGCTGATACCGCCGCGAAAATGGCTCGTGATGGTGAGGTTGAGGCTTTGATGAAGGGCAAAATAAAGACTAGTGAGCTTATTGAGGCGGTTCTGAAAAAAGAAAATGGTTTGCGTAGTGAGCGTCGTCTCAGCCATGTATTCGTTCTTGATGTGCCAAGCTATCCGAAACCGTTATTTCTCACAGATGCGGCGATAAATATAGCTCCGAATCTGATGGATAAAAAAGATATAGTGCAGAACGTTGTGGATTTATTTCATTGTTTAGGACTAGGAATTCCTAAAGTTGCTATTTTAGCGGCAGTGGAAACCGTAAATGAGAAAATGCCAGCTACCATTGATGCTACCGCTTTATGTAAAATGGCGGAGCGTGGTCAGATAAAGGACGCTATAATTGATGGTCCTCTTGCCTTTGATAATGCTATATCAAAAGAATCGGCAGATATAAAGGAAATCCGATCTGATGTCGCTGGAAATGCGGATATTCTAGTGGTTCCCGATATTGAATCGGGAAATATGCTTTATAAGCAATTACGTTATTTTTCTGGCATTAGAGGAGCAAGTATAGTCATGGGAGCAAAAGTTCCAATTATTCTTACCAGCCGTTCTAGTGATGTTGAGAATCGGGTTATATCATCCGCTCTTGCCATGATTTACGCTAGAGCAAATAAAACTTAA
- a CDS encoding [protein-PII] uridylyltransferase, with product MSIKPIPVKAKERLKQKLPSLNETLRELSVSLPDKREHALEICKKWLEEKNNFIKREFLESGKVTVLLSRNTKLIDELLISIFSLISADKEQMAIIAVGGYGRSEMFPYSDVDLLFLYNDGSRKQLSYIAESILYILWDLGFKVGQSHQTIEEALEFAKDDITVRTNMLDSRYVVGNKDIFSSFYARFDKDIVEENISEFIEAKLEEREKRHQHFGDSRYMLEPNVKEGKGGLRDTHTLWWIIKAAYSLSSNQEMVKRGLVSRKEYRDFEHARVFLCRTRAHLHYIAGRMEDRITFDYQHRLAEAMGFSHPLINRTIERFMRRYFVAVRTIGSTTRIFCALLEDSKKRKLRRRRFTNLWRSSWVLGDFTVDGDRLNVRDEDLFKKSPISMIEIFRTAQINDLHIHPKALQLISYELPRIDHELRNDKRSCDLFLDILLSPKRAEGTLRNMSEAGVLGSLIRDFGRIIGQTQFNMYHVYTVDEHTLVAIGILHDIENGKLKKELPLATDVFSRIRLRRVLYLALFCHDIAKGRGGDHSRLGEKVGIRLAKRFGCSPEEVRTVGWLVRYHLLFNKTAIKRDINDPKTVEDFVATVQTPERLKLLLLLTVADIRAVSSVAWNDWKGVLLRELYERADSFMGSGKIELRPQQTDNFRVELCDNLEGWNRQDVDNYLALGDASFLVNFELSRHIAIACMVRKAESIERPILLDIRHNYERSFTEIVLCTNDQKGIFSKVAGAMSLVGANIINAKIFTLKNGIAIESFWIQAAGGVVFDRTGKLDKMSSYIEQSLFGEFDMSEAFNKYTPAYIRSRSKALPIAGQVLFDNEASNLNSLIELTCRDRVGLLYDITRAIAELNLSIVTAHISTYGTQAADVFYVKDNFGFKVTHKDKINLIKEKLLSVING from the coding sequence ATGTCTATAAAACCAATACCCGTAAAAGCTAAGGAGCGATTAAAGCAAAAGCTACCATCTCTTAACGAGACATTAAGAGAGTTATCTGTTTCTTTGCCAGATAAGCGAGAGCATGCCCTAGAGATATGTAAGAAATGGCTGGAGGAAAAAAATAATTTTATTAAGAGGGAATTTTTAGAATCAGGCAAAGTTACGGTTCTTTTATCGCGTAATACTAAACTTATTGATGAGCTTCTCATATCAATTTTTAGTCTAATATCAGCTGATAAGGAGCAAATGGCGATAATCGCTGTAGGTGGTTATGGTCGTAGTGAAATGTTTCCTTACTCAGATGTTGATCTATTATTTCTATATAATGATGGCAGTAGGAAACAGTTATCTTATATTGCTGAGTCCATACTATATATATTGTGGGATCTTGGATTTAAGGTTGGTCAATCTCATCAGACCATAGAAGAAGCTCTGGAATTCGCTAAAGATGACATAACTGTCCGTACTAACATGCTTGATTCTCGCTATGTGGTTGGTAACAAAGATATATTTTCCAGTTTTTACGCTAGGTTTGATAAAGATATAGTAGAGGAAAATATTTCTGAGTTTATTGAGGCAAAACTTGAGGAGCGTGAGAAAAGGCATCAGCATTTTGGTGATTCCCGTTATATGTTGGAACCTAATGTTAAGGAGGGTAAGGGTGGTCTTAGAGACACTCATACGCTCTGGTGGATCATAAAAGCCGCTTATTCTCTGTCCAGTAATCAAGAAATGGTAAAACGTGGCTTGGTAAGCCGTAAGGAATATAGAGATTTTGAACATGCTCGTGTTTTTTTATGCCGTACCCGCGCTCATCTGCATTACATAGCGGGACGTATGGAAGACCGAATTACTTTCGATTATCAACACCGCCTCGCTGAGGCTATGGGATTTTCTCATCCGCTTATCAACCGTACCATTGAGCGTTTTATGCGTCGTTATTTTGTGGCGGTACGTACTATCGGTAGTACGACTAGGATTTTCTGCGCTCTTTTAGAAGATAGTAAAAAACGTAAATTACGGCGTAGAAGATTTACCAATCTCTGGCGATCATCATGGGTTTTAGGCGATTTTACGGTTGATGGCGACCGACTCAATGTCCGTGATGAGGATTTGTTTAAGAAATCTCCTATTTCCATGATTGAGATATTCCGCACAGCCCAAATAAATGATTTACATATTCATCCCAAAGCGCTGCAACTTATTTCTTATGAGTTGCCTAGAATAGATCATGAACTTAGAAATGATAAAAGATCTTGTGATTTATTTCTTGATATATTGCTTTCACCTAAAAGGGCTGAAGGCACTTTAAGAAATATGAGCGAAGCGGGAGTTCTTGGAAGTCTAATACGTGATTTTGGCCGTATTATTGGGCAAACTCAGTTCAATATGTATCATGTATATACGGTTGATGAGCATACTTTAGTCGCTATTGGTATATTGCATGACATAGAAAATGGAAAATTAAAAAAGGAATTGCCACTGGCAACGGATGTTTTTTCCCGTATCCGCTTGCGCAGAGTTTTATATCTAGCTTTATTCTGCCACGACATAGCCAAGGGCAGAGGCGGCGATCATTCACGTTTGGGTGAAAAAGTTGGAATAAGGCTCGCTAAAAGATTTGGTTGCTCACCTGAGGAAGTGCGTACTGTCGGTTGGCTAGTTCGCTACCATCTCCTTTTTAATAAGACCGCTATTAAGCGTGATATAAATGACCCAAAAACAGTAGAGGATTTTGTCGCCACTGTTCAAACTCCCGAAAGACTGAAATTGCTGCTTCTGCTTACGGTTGCTGATATAAGAGCGGTAAGTTCGGTAGCGTGGAATGATTGGAAGGGTGTATTGTTGCGTGAACTTTATGAGCGTGCTGACAGCTTCATGGGTAGCGGTAAAATAGAGTTAAGACCACAGCAAACTGATAATTTTCGTGTTGAGTTATGTGATAATCTGGAAGGCTGGAATAGGCAGGATGTAGATAATTATTTGGCATTGGGCGATGCTAGTTTTCTAGTAAATTTTGAGCTTTCAAGGCATATAGCGATAGCTTGTATGGTGCGTAAGGCTGAATCTATAGAAAGACCTATATTGCTTGATATACGCCATAATTATGAGCGTTCTTTTACCGAAATAGTGTTATGTACTAATGACCAAAAAGGTATTTTCTCAAAAGTAGCGGGTGCTATGTCATTAGTTGGCGCTAACATTATAAACGCTAAGATATTTACCTTAAAAAACGGCATAGCGATAGAATCATTCTGGATTCAGGCCGCTGGAGGCGTGGTTTTTGACCGTACTGGCAAACTTGATAAAATGTCATCATACATAGAACAGTCATTATTTGGTGAATTTGATATGTCTGAAGCTTTTAATAAATACACTCCAGCATATATACGTTCACGGAGCAAAGCATTGCCTATCGCTGGTCAGGTTTTGTTTGATAATGAGGCCAGTAACTTAAATTCTCTCATAGAGCTTACCTGTAGAGATCGTGTTGGATTGCTTTATGATATAACTAGAGCCATCGCTGAGCTAAATCTTTCCATAGTAACCGCTCATATATCTACTTATGGTACGCAAGCGGCTGACGTATTCTACGTGAAAGACAATTTTGGTTTTAAGGTAACCCATAAGGATAAGATTAACCTTATAAAGGAAAAATTGCTCTCAGTAATTAATGGATAA
- the phaR gene encoding polyhydroxyalkanoate synthesis repressor PhaR gives MQKKEDEIVVIKKYANRRLYDTQTSAYITLEDLCERVKKGQDFVVYDAKSGQDITRQILTQIIFEQESKGINLLPTDFLRSVIGFYDNNMQDILQPYLDASMKSFVNNQERMKGMFGNTIGKAMDGTSPLGTLEEVTRSNVALFEKTMQMFNPFGGMFTSDGDDLESGRKDSSIKSRKGKK, from the coding sequence ATGCAGAAAAAAGAAGATGAAATTGTTGTTATAAAGAAATACGCCAATCGTAGATTGTATGATACCCAAACTAGCGCCTACATAACTTTGGAAGATTTGTGTGAAAGAGTAAAAAAAGGACAGGATTTCGTGGTATATGACGCTAAATCAGGGCAGGACATAACCCGTCAGATATTGACTCAGATTATATTTGAGCAAGAAAGCAAGGGCATAAATTTATTGCCTACTGATTTTTTGCGTTCGGTGATAGGTTTTTATGACAATAACATGCAGGACATATTACAGCCTTATCTTGACGCTAGTATGAAGAGTTTTGTAAATAATCAAGAACGGATGAAAGGTATGTTTGGTAATACCATTGGTAAAGCTATGGATGGAACCTCTCCGCTTGGAACATTGGAGGAAGTTACCAGAAGTAACGTTGCTCTATTTGAAAAAACAATGCAGATGTTCAATCCATTTGGTGGCATGTTCACAAGTGATGGAGATGACTTGGAAAGTGGTAGAAAGGATAGTAGCATTAAATCCAGAAAAGGCAAAAAATAG
- the rsmI gene encoding 16S rRNA (cytidine(1402)-2'-O)-methyltransferase, which produces MNKTEKQVNPAGLYVVSTPIGNMEDITLRAINILKIVDLVACEDTRVSGKLLSHYGIKKELISYNDHNAGKQKDKIIHAINEGKRVALISDAGTPLISDPGYRLIQEAIENNIYITAIPGASSVITSLCVSGLPTDKFFFGGFLPNKENALKKHLNNLTSIPATLIFFESARRLVKTLNIMNEIFGDRKAAISRELTKLYEENKRGTLSEILTDIESNGAPRGEIVILISPPNSNKLINDSQEIENEIKNILQTKSIKETVAIVVEKTGISRKIIYEKTLKIKNS; this is translated from the coding sequence ATGAACAAGACAGAAAAACAAGTGAATCCCGCCGGTCTTTATGTTGTATCCACCCCAATAGGTAATATGGAAGATATAACGTTACGGGCAATAAACATATTGAAAATAGTGGATTTAGTAGCCTGCGAGGATACAAGAGTAAGTGGGAAGCTGCTAAGCCATTATGGAATAAAGAAAGAACTCATTTCCTATAATGACCATAACGCCGGCAAACAAAAAGATAAAATAATACACGCCATTAATGAAGGAAAAAGGGTAGCGCTTATTTCTGACGCTGGAACTCCTTTAATATCGGATCCGGGATACCGACTTATACAAGAAGCGATTGAAAATAACATATATATCACCGCTATACCCGGAGCTTCCAGTGTAATTACGTCTTTATGTGTTTCTGGTCTTCCCACCGATAAATTCTTTTTTGGTGGATTTTTGCCAAATAAGGAAAATGCTCTTAAAAAACATCTAAATAACCTTACGTCAATACCGGCGACTCTGATATTCTTTGAGTCAGCGCGCAGACTTGTAAAAACCTTAAATATTATGAATGAAATATTCGGTGATAGGAAAGCAGCGATTTCCAGAGAACTTACCAAATTATACGAGGAAAATAAAAGAGGTACTTTATCTGAAATTTTGACCGATATAGAAAGTAACGGCGCGCCAAGAGGCGAGATAGTAATTTTAATATCCCCTCCTAATTCAAATAAACTAATTAATGACTCTCAAGAAATTGAAAATGAGATAAAAAATATTCTGCAAACAAAATCTATAAAAGAAACTGTGGCAATAGTTGTAGAAAAAACTGGTATATCACGGAAAATTATATATGAGAAAACACTAAAAATCAAAAATTCATAA
- a CDS encoding type II toxin-antitoxin system RelE/ParE family toxin: MSKRTLTYKIKTTKSFDKRLLGLPANLQKRIINKIRQIAENPYATNNNVKKLQGRDGYRLRVGDWRIIYELHDDILIMIILEMDSRGGIYQ; the protein is encoded by the coding sequence ATGAGCAAGAGAACTTTAACATACAAAATAAAAACCACAAAATCTTTTGATAAAAGATTGTTAGGGCTACCTGCTAATTTACAAAAGAGAATTATCAATAAAATTCGTCAAATAGCTGAGAATCCCTATGCTACCAACAATAACGTTAAGAAATTACAAGGGCGTGATGGTTATAGGCTAAGGGTTGGTGATTGGCGAATAATATATGAATTACACGATGATATACTAATAATGATAATATTGGAAATGGATTCCAGAGGAGGAATATATCAATGA